A stretch of DNA from Ovis aries strain OAR_USU_Benz2616 breed Rambouillet chromosome 14, ARS-UI_Ramb_v3.0, whole genome shotgun sequence:
CCCCGGACCGCACCCGGAACGCGGAACGCGCTCTCCGCGGGTCAGAGCCAGCCAGCCATGGCGGCGGCGCCGGCCGTGTGCACCTCGCCGGGGACCCCGCCGAGCGCTGCACCGTCCCCGGCGGCGGGCGCGCCGGGGCTGGCGTCCGGCCTGGGCCGCTGTCGGATGGCGCTGCTGCTGGCCGTGGCTCTGGACGTGGCGGGCATGGCGGCGCTGCTGACCGGCGTGTTCGCGCAGCTGCAGGTGCGCGGCCGCGACTTCGGCGACCTGCTTATCTACACGGGTGCGCTGCTCGTCTTCCTGAGCCTGCTCGGCTGGATCCTCTGGTACACCGGCAACATCGAGATCTCGCGCCAGGAGCTGGAGCGCGACTACGGCCTGAGGCCCTCGGCGCTCGCCCGCCTCGCGCGGAAGCTCTCCCGCCGCTGGTCGGCGCCGGCTTCCTCCGCCGCCGGCCGGCGCGCCGCGCCCGGCTCCCGGGGAGCGCGCCGCGCCGCCCGCAcgcccccgccgcccgccgccggtTCCCGCCGCGTGCGCCTGCAGCTCGCCTCGCTGGAGGCTGGGCCCGGGGCGGCGGGAGCGGGCACCGAGTGAGCccgaggtgaggggtggggaggcggggcggggcggggacgaGGGAAGAGACGTCAAAGGGACAGGAAAGTGGAGAGAAGGGGACAGGGACACGCGGGGAAGAGAGACAGATAGAGGTCAAGATCGGGAGGGAGAGAAGCGAAGAGCACAGAGACCAGAGGACCAAGACCCAGAGACAGTACGCGTGGGTATAGGCCGGGAGAGACAAATGAGAGCCCGTCCCCAGACGTGGGAATTTCCAGGtcgctcaaatggtgaagaagagtacctgcagggcaggagaccttggttcgatccctgggtcaggaagatcccctggagaagggcgtggccgcccactccagtattcctgcctggagaattcatggacagaggagcctggtgggctacatacagtccatggggttgcaaagagtggcaCATGActtgaacgactaacacacacacatctcagcCACGAGGGCTGGAGAGTCACTGTCGGCTCCTTGGATATTTGGGGATATTGGTCCCAGTGTCTCCAGTCTTCAGGCACACCCGCTCTCATTTCCCATCCAGTCCTCCCAGTGTACCAGTCTCTGAGGTCACTAATATTACCATGACATCCCAGGGAGGACACTGAGGTCCCCCAAAGGTACCACGTCTTGCCCCGGGGGGCTAGTTGTTGTACTCTCCGGAGTGCAGAGACCTGCTGTGGCTCCCTGCTGCCCTCTGGTTGAATCCAAGCCACTCATTCTGTGTGTATCCCCCACTCTCCTGCCTTCTCTGCAGTGATGATaacacccctgccccccacccccgtccatCAGGGTTGGGATGTCTCGCACCAGTTGGCCTCTGTCCGcaccttcaccttcatcaggGGCACACTTGTAGTCTTCACGCTGCACAGAAAGTTTACCAGATGTCTTTTACAATCCTACTCCGATTTCAGTGCCTTTTTCTGGGTCTTCTCATGGTCTGAGTTACCctcttttattgtttatattgccatgtggggtgtgtgtgtgtgtgtgtgtgtgtgtgtgtgtgtactgataCTGTCTCTCACACCCAAGAGGGAGACCTTAGAGGGTAAGATCTGGGTCTCTGGTGTCTCCAGCTAAGAGTGAACTCAGGAAGTTAGAGGCTGATgattgggtgggtgggtggatgaatggatggatggatgagtgatggatggatggatggatgaatgggttgatggatgggtgggtggatggatggatatggTGGGGGATTTggaattttgtttttggctgcactgtgtggcttgtCGGATTTAAACTTCCTGAGCAGGGACTGAATGCAGGCccacggcagtgaaagtgctgagtcctaacctctggacctccagggaattcccagtatgGTGGGACTGATTGATGACAGTTAGGTGGATGGGTAGTTGAATGGATTTGGGTCAGATGGGTAGGCAGACAGATGAGAGGACAGATGAAAGGGTTGGTTGGTAGGTGAATAGGTAAGTGGAGCAATGGATGGATGACCGAACCAGTTTCCCAAATGAGGGGTTCCATAAAGGAATTAAATCCATGTCCTACGACATTCTCTATTGGTGATGAATTAACTTTCCTCCTCTGCAACCAGAAGGATGCTAGTTATATACCttattgtgtgtgtgagagagagagaatttcgaGAATAGTCACCCGGATCATATGCTATGTTGTGGTTCAGATGCGGAAACAGTTGAAGATGAACAAATGTATGCATAGACGAAGCATGAGCTGACACACAATTTAACATACCATGCGGAAATAACCACCAGTGGTTAACATTACCCCCTGGAAACACTTTACCTTGCCCAGAAGTCTAACCCAGCTGTGGTGGACCTCTGCTGCCAGAACCACTTGCCAGAAACTGGCGGCCAAGCTGATTAGACTTTAGGCCCCTCTGAGAAGGAGAATGGGCCTGTCCCAAGACAGAACTCTATCACGAGCAGGGTGAGGTGGCTCCAGCACCCTAAAGACAGGAACTGGAACTTGAACAGAGGGACTGTGGGTGGGACTCCAGGcgctcctctctgcctctgggacCAAAACCCATGGAGAGGCATAGCCTCAGCCCGTGTCATTTCTCCCCCGTgtcatctctctctgcctctctgtgtcCCTGTGTCTGTCACAGTCCATCTCCCATGTCCCTCTGTATCATTGTCCCCCTGTGGGCCCCTcaacctccctctccctctctcagcctctgcctgcctctcatCCCCCACCCTGTACCCTTGGGGTCTGCTGAGTTAAAGGCGCAGTTGCTGCTGCACAGCAGGCCGTGAAGAACGGAGGAGCACTGAATAAGCAAATATGAGTCTGTTGTGAGGGGCCGAAGCAGGAGAAAGGGGCCCCTGGCTGTGCGTGGTGGACCCGGGATGCAGGGGTCCCGGGCAGCCACTAaccccaccctccctcctgcAGATGAACGAGTGGCCCCAGCTGTGAGCGCCCGACGGAGATGCGCTGCCACACCCAGCAGCCCCTGGCCACCAGGATACGCCTGCCTGTCTCCCATCTCTCCTGCCCCAGATAAACGGCTCTGCCTCCCAGCACTGCatgtctgtctggggagggaTGCTGCTGGAGCAGGGGAAGGGGCCCTAGGAGCCCAGCTGTCCAGGCCGCCCCCTTGTGGAGGGGGAACAGGAGCcagaggcagggtggggtggTGCAGGGAGGCCAGAATCTCAAGCCCAGACCCACCCCCCATCCAGACCTCCTGCAGCCCAGTGTCCTCGGTTAGTTTGGGGTGCCCGGAGAGGCAGACGAGGGACAAAGACTGTAAGATATTTATTGGGGAAAACACAAAACACATGTGGAGGGTAGGCTGGTGTGggctctgtctcctgagaaaggaagaggggaggaagggggccaggcaggatgagtcTTCAACCGTAAGGAGCTTCCAGGAAGGTTTCCGTCCCAAGGCCGAGGGCTGCAGTCGTCCAGCGTTGGTGGGAAGAGGCGCAAGCTGCTGCTGGCCCAAGGGCCGCAGGATCCCATGGGCTGGCGGGTGGGCAGCAGAGACTGTCAGACAGTGGCAGAAGGACAGATGAGGGGCTCGGCTGCCCGTGAATCGGCCCCCCCAGCCCAGCTGGAGTCTCAGCTGAGGCCACCCCCACTCATCCCCACCCCCTCAGTCTAGACCCCCACTAATCACAGCCTGGGACCTACACTCAACTCAGGGTGCCCATTAGCCCAAGTACCTCTCAGCTCAGATCTTCTGCACTTACCCCAGGGCCTCTCCCATTCCAAACGCCTGTCCCCTCGCATCCCCCGTGATCACAGCGCAGCGCCCCCCCTCCGGTCAGCCCAAGACCccctcaaaacacacacacacattcccagcACCGCGCCCTCTGCTTCATGCTTCTCAGAAAAGAGACTGAGCATCTCTGTGCTAAGTCTGTATTGAGGGGCCCCTCCAGGGGGCGCCCCTAATCATCTTCGTCCCCCCCTTCCGTTTCTTCGCCCCCTTCCGTCCCCTCCCCCTCAGTGCCCCCAGAGGTATCCTGGGTCCCCTccgtgggcggggcgggggggatgCTGCCGACAGAGGGCGTCTTCTTTTCGCTCGGAGTCCGGtccttggacaacaaagagacCGTCCTGGACAGGTTGCACTTGCCCTTCAGGAACCAGGGCAGCCGCAGCATGTCGTGTCGCCTGGCCCACCTGGCAGGGAAGGGACACCGTCAGTCGCGCCGTACCCCTGCCCCCATGCCCGGGTTAGGGGCGCCCTCCCGCACCCGAGCCCCACTCGCCAGAACAGGCAGATGCTGGtgatgaggaagaggaggccGCCGCACGTCCAGCCCAGCGCCCACATGTGCTTCCGCCGCATGTTCTCTGCGCAGAGCGGGGGCGGTGAGACCCAGGGCTCCCCGCCGCCAGCCCCCACCCCGGGGCCCCGGCTCCCCGCGCACCATCCGGACGCTGGTGGTAGCAGACACCGTCGCGGTAGCAGCATCGGAGACGCAGGCAGAGATTGGGGTTCTCGATTGCCGCCTGGCCCCCGCAACTCTCCCGGTCCCACACGTCTCCTTCACAACCTGGGGGCCCATCACGAGGGGCAGCGTCCTCACGGAGCCCACGGCCGGGCCCGAGGCCGCCTGCCCAGAGCCCACTCCAGCCGGGCCCCCAGCCCCTGTTCTGTCAGAGCCAGAGTCCAggccccagccctcctccctcagacccgGGGATCCAgaccccagccctcctccctcagacccgggggtccagaccccagccctcctccctcagacccgggggtccagaccccagccctcctccctcagacccccagcccctcctcctcagACCCAGGGTTCTCTGTCCCTGGAGGGACCCCGGGTGTCCTCCACTGCTCACTCCATGGGTAGAAGAATCCCTGGATTCCATTCCCATCTGTGAAAGAAAGAGCCCTGTGCGAGACTGGAGGCTGAGGAGGCCCCCGGCTGCGCCCTCCGACCCTCTTGCCAGCGCCCTCACCTGCTGAGCCCTGCATGAGCAGGAGGAGACCCAAAGCTGGGATCCCAGAGCCCACCATCTtgcctccccagcctcctggggCCTCTGTGGGGAGGGACCCTGAAGGCCATCACCCCAGCAACCGGCTtggccccgcccacctccctGCCTGACCCCTGAAGTTCTAAGTTCTGTTGCTAGGGAGCCCCCCTCAGCAGTGGGGAAGCAAAAAAGGGGGGTCACACTGGCCTGGTCACTCCTGGTTGCTAGGGAGTTGCTTCCTTAGCAACCAGGTGGAAGGGGCCTTGGGGGTGGGATGGGTCCCTGGTGTTAGAAGAGTCCCCTCAGCAACCCGGCTGCAAAGCAAGGGGGAGTCTAAATCATCTCCCCTTTGCCAACCAGGGGACCCCAAGAGTGGGCACCCCGAGTCCTCTTGCCAAGGCCTCCCTCTGCTTAGTAAACTGATGCCTGAGGGGAAGGCCCACGGGGCCCAAAGGCTCCTCAGACCAGGATGCCCTCCCTAGCAACCAGGGGTGGGGGGCCTGAGGCCCAGAGGACCTCACTGAGCCCCATTGTTAGGGAGGCTCCCGAGCAACCAGACCTAGGAGGGTGATGAGGAAAATGGGGGTCAGGCCACACAGCTCCTGCTCAGGTGCCCCCTGGTCCCAAGAGCACCCAGGCCCCCAATGGGGAATGTGTAACCAACCAGAGGGCTGGGCCCCCCAGGATCCAAGAGCTCTGAGGCCTGGTTGGTGGGGCAGGGGATCATAGGAAAGGAGCCCCGTCTAGCGTGTCTCAGTTTCTCCACCCGAAAACGGGGAACCACACCCAACTGGGGTCCCCAGGCTTCTGGTCCAGCTCCCCAGTGGTGGGGAAGGAGGCCGACCTGGGGACTGGGTTGGGAGCTGACCCTGAGTTCTCCCCCGAGCCTGCACTCAGCTCCCAGCCAGGGAGGATGGGGCTCATCGCCCCTGGAGTGGCCTGTCCTCGTGTCCAGATCTGGAGTCTgaatggggaggggctggggttcTGGACCTCTGTGTTCCTGAGGGAAGAGGGGCTGGGGGTCTGGATCCCTGGGTCTAAGGGAGGAGCTGGGGTCTGGACCCCGGGTCTGAGGAGGAGGCATGGGGTCCTGGACCCCCAGGTCTGAgcggggaggggatgggggcctGGACCCCTGGGTCTGAGGAGGAGGGGCCAGGGGTCCTGACTCAGGTCTGACAGAGGTGGCCCCGGGGGGTCCTGACTCAGTCTGAGGGTGCAGGGGGCAGGGCCGAGGTCTGAGGGCAGCTGACCAGGAGTCCAGAGCCCCCTCCCCAGAAGCCCTGTGAGGCTGCCTCCCGGCCTCCTCACCTCCTGTAAACATCCTGGTGGGTGCTGAGTGGGCCTGGGGTTGCCTTCGTCAGAGATGACACAGGTCAGAGGGGCTCGGcagggggccgggggtgggggtcagAGGGGTTGCAGAGCTGAGGCCCGGCAGCTGCTGACCATTTCCTGTGTCAACATCATCTGGACCCACTTCCCAATTCCCGGGATTCCTCAGGGAtcaaggaggggg
This window harbors:
- the TMEM190 gene encoding transmembrane protein 190 isoform X1 — protein: MVGSGIPALGLLLLMQGSADGNGIQGFFYPWSCEGDVWDRESCGGQAAIENPNLCLRLRCCYRDGVCYHQRPDENMRRKHMWALGWTCGGLLFLITSICLFWWARRHDMLRLPWFLKGKCNLSRTVSLLSKDRTPSEKKTPSVGSIPPAPPTEGTQDTSGGTEGEGTEGGEETEGGDEDD
- the TMEM238 gene encoding transmembrane protein 238, coding for MAAAPAVCTSPGTPPSAAPSPAAGAPGLASGLGRCRMALLLAVALDVAGMAALLTGVFAQLQVRGRDFGDLLIYTGALLVFLSLLGWILWYTGNIEISRQELERDYGLRPSALARLARKLSRRWSAPASSAAGRRAAPGSRGARRAARTPPPPAAGSRRVRLQLASLEAGPGAAGAGTE
- the TMEM190 gene encoding transmembrane protein 190 isoform X2, translating into MGMESRDSSTHGVSSGGHPGSLQGQRTLGCEGDVWDRESCGGQAAIENPNLCLRLRCCYRDGVCYHQRPDENMRRKHMWALGWTCGGLLFLITSICLFWWARRHDMLRLPWFLKGKCNLSRTVSLLSKDRTPSEKKTPSVGSIPPAPPTEGTQDTSGGTEGEGTEGGEETEGGDEDD
- the TMEM190 gene encoding transmembrane protein 190 isoform X3, which codes for MFTGDGNGIQGFFYPWSCEGDVWDRESCGGQAAIENPNLCLRLRCCYRDGVCYHQRPDENMRRKHMWALGWTCGGLLFLITSICLFWWARRHDMLRLPWFLKGKCNLSRTVSLLSKDRTPSEKKTPSVGSIPPAPPTEGTQDTSGGTEGEGTEGGEETEGGDEDD